The DNA segment TAAAATAAACCTTAATGCACAATTATGGGCTTAAAATACCTCTGAAGCTTTCTCGCAGGTGTTGTAGTATGCTTCCTTTCCTAAATTTCCCTTAGTAACCCTGGATACTAAACATAATTACTCCTCAATTTCACTAATTTTTACATTATTTGGGAGGCTGTTTTATTGCTCATGTTTTAACATTGCCATCGCCTAAAAGTAATGCATAGAGGAAAACTTAACATCGCTTATTAGATAATGATGTAAGCTAATGCATGTATATTAGCTATTGGAATTCAGGACAATGATGCGTAAGCCCTATTGCCTACCCTCGGCTACTTTAACCTGAACAATTATTGCATTGTATGGGCAATTGTATTGGCATGAGAAACAACCCATGCATTGTCCCTCTGAAACCACCATGGCCTTATCTTTTAACTTACCAACGAGTACACCCTTAGGGCATATTGTCCAGCATATTCCGCATCCAGTGCAATTGTTCAAGACCATTACCCTGAACGTAATGATCACTATTCCTAATCCACGAATAACCCGTTATTTAATACTTACTTAGCTTACTCTCTTAAATTAAGTATACGTATACTACACGTATACGTGTAGAATTGGATTAATCACTTGAGTCGGCGGGAGGTTTATTAAGAGTCCTGGGGTTGGGTTCCCGTGAGTGTGGAGTCTAAGGTTAGGGTTCCGGATGAGGGGGAAATGCTTGCTAAGGTTACCGACATAGTTGGTGATGATAGGGTTAAGGTCATTTGTGAGGATGGTAACATTAGGATAGCTAGGATACCTGGTAAGTATAGGAAGAGAATGTGGATCAGGATTGGTGATTACCTAATAGTTGCACCCTGGGATTTTGAACCAAGTAAGGCTGATGTTATTTACAAGTATGAGAAGGGTGAGGTTAATGAGCTCAGGAGGATTAGCAAGTACAGTGAGATTTTAAATAGACTTGATGAATTAGCCCTGTAGAGTAATGGATCAACAGGAGTTAAATAGGCTAAGGGACTTGGTTAAGATGGAGCAGGAGAGTAGGGAACTTGTGAAGTTACCCTACAGGTCCTATAGGGAGT comes from the Caldivirga sp. genome and includes:
- a CDS encoding 4Fe-4S dicluster domain-containing protein, with translation MVLNNCTGCGICWTICPKGVLVGKLKDKAMVVSEGQCMGCFSCQYNCPYNAIIVQVKVAEGRQ
- a CDS encoding translation initiation factor aIF-1A → MSVESKVRVPDEGEMLAKVTDIVGDDRVKVICEDGNIRIARIPGKYRKRMWIRIGDYLIVAPWDFEPSKADVIYKYEKGEVNELRRISKYSEILNRLDELAL